A single genomic interval of Spinacia oleracea cultivar Varoflay chromosome 6, BTI_SOV_V1, whole genome shotgun sequence harbors:
- the LOC110787564 gene encoding uncharacterized protein, whose product MFLRRICGRILSAAAKSEHPNAGGTAASSSVYNPLEQFFEVDRSADDDKRVVYGRGWKASELRLKSWDDLHKLWYVLMKEKNMLMTQKQMLNAQNLRFPNPERISKVRRSMCRIKHVLTERAIEDPDARRSAEMKRMINSL is encoded by the exons ATGTTTCTACGAAGAATTTGTGGACGAATTTTATCGGCAGCTGCAAAATCAGAACACCCAAATGCTGGAGGAACAGCTGCTTCGTCATCAGTGTATAACCCTCTTGAGCAATTCTTTGAGGTTGATAGATCAGCTGATGATGATAAACGTGTTGTTTATG GACGTGGTTGGAAAGCTTCTGAATTGCGCCTCAAGTCTTGGGATGATCTCCATAAGCTGTGGTATGTACTTATGAAGGAGAAAAATATGTTAATGACACAGAAACAGATGCTCAATGCTCAAAACCTGCGATTCCCTAATCCAGAACGTATATCAAAG GTGAGAAGATCCATGTGCCGGATCAAGCATGTGCTTACAGAGAGGGCCATCGAGGATCCAGATGCCCGCAGATCTGCTGAGATGAAAAGGATGATAAATTCTCTTTAA